The Bacteriovorax sp. PP10 nucleotide sequence ATAGCAGCAGATGCTGGAGTTTCTTCAGCAGTCTTTAATACTGTTGTACATCCAGTCGCTAGAATTGGCCCTAATTTCCAGCCGGCCATAACCAGAGGGAAATTCCATGGAATAATTTGAGCACATACTCCAACCGGAGCGTATTCACGTGAGTTGATTGAAAAACCAGCTCTCGTTGCTGTCTCATCTTTTACACTAAGTTTTAATTCACGTGCAACTTTGCTCATGACTTTAAAAAAAGCAGCAGTGTTATGAACGTCAGCTTTTGCTTTTCTCAGAGTAGAACCTGAGTCTCTTACTTCAATATCAACGATTTCTTTTGAGCGCTCTTTTAGTTTTTCAGAAATTTTAAGCAGGATATCCGCGCGAGCGTCCTGAGACATATTTTTCCATTCAGGATTGTAGAAAGCGTCTCTTGCAGCTGTTACAGCTTCATCCACGTCTTTGCTTGATGGAACATGATACTTTGCCACTTCTGCACCGTTAGACGGGTCATAAGACGTTCTAATTGTCTTATCTGATGAGTCTTTGAATTGTCCGTTGATGAATAGTTTAATTTCCATTTTTAATTCCTTCGTTATTTATAAGACTTTTGTAGTTGTTCAATATGTGTTGCTTGTAATTTACCGTTTCTCGAGCACATGATGTTGTTCACGTCGACTTCATAGTAGACCATCGATTTTTCAGATGTGTCGTAGAATTCAAGATAACAATCCTGAAAACCAATAACGTGTCCGTACTCGTGGCGAATGGTATATTTTTGATCTTTTGTTTCGATCGGGTATTCCGCTTCCATCGTAATTAAGTTACCACCTAATTCATTAACGTGAGCCGTGACACCTTCTTTGAATTCAATGCGAGGGTAGTTCGACATATTCTTTTTATAATCGATCACCAAATTGAAGCCGGCACCTTGCCATTCGTCTTCAATATTTTCTTTAAGCCACTTCTGAACGTCAGTGCGCTCAGGAGTTTGAAAAGGTGAATTCAAGATCGTACGATCAGCATTCCACTTAATTTCTGCGCGTGTTTTCTTTAAAGTAAAAAACAGGTCGTGCATACTCTGACCGTATTTTAGAAAGCGATTATAGAAGTTAAATAATTTGTTGGTTCCAACATATTTATCTAATTCAACTTTACAATCAGCAGGCCCGAAATCTCCATTCTTACAAAGTCCAAAAAGCCATCCGTAGTATTTCGCTTTATCTTCAGTTGAGAGAGTTGGATAAGAGTTTAATGTCTCTTCAAGGTTTGGAGTGTTCTTTAAAAAAGTAAATCCTCTAATGTCGTAAATTGCTTTATTGATGTACCAAGCTTTGTACTCGCGCTGACCGGCCCATCTGATTGTCGATGAGTAGATACGGTCAAGTGTTCTTAACGTAGTGACAAATTCTTCATCACTCACTGGTGGGTTAACTGATAGCTCTTGAGAGCTTGTCACAACATCAGTGATAAGAGGTGAGCTCTTTGCTAAGAAATCATTATAAGATTTCATAATAATTTCAGTGCTGCTCTTTATTGGATTATCCATTGGGATACCACCAGATGACCCAGGACTTGATAAATCAAGTTTTTGTCCAACTGGTCTTGCTGTATTAACAACTTCAATCCACTTGCTGGCCTTTTTACCAACTGCAAGAAGCATGGCAATTTGTTGGTCTTCAACTGACTCCGCACCTTTGTCACTGTCCTGAAGTTTTCTTTCAATTAATTTTTCAACTCGATAAATTTCAATCTTACTGAAGTGCCCGCCAACAGGGCCAATGTGAGGAGGTTCAGTGACAGCATGAGCGCTCGCTGAAATAACTAAAAGAGAGAGTAGTAGGGACTTAATCATAAATAATCCTAAACGTTTTTAAAACTTACAGCGATCCCTTGGCCAACACCGATACACATTGCTGCCAGACCTTCTTTAATGTTCTTATTTTTCTTCATCTGATGAGCAAGAGTCGTCACGATTCTTGTTCCAGAACTTCCAAGAGCGTGACCGATAGCGATTGCTCCACCATTTAAGTTCACTTTACTTGGATCAAGTTCTAATCCTTTGATACATCCAATTGACTGAGCAGCGAATGCTTCGTTCAATTCAATTGCATCAAAATCAGAAATCTTTTTATTGTATCTTTGTAGAAGAGTTTTAACTGCTTCAACCGGCCCGATTCCCATAGTGTTCGGATGAACTCCACGAGTCGCTGCTCCTGTCACTTCCATCATCGGAGTCAGGTTATGTTTTTTCATAAATTCTTCACTAACCATAAGAAGTCCAGAGGCCCCATCGTTCATCGGGCTTGAGTTTCCTGCAGTCACTGAACCATCTTTTCTGAAGACTGGTTTTAATTTTGCCAGAGCTTCCATTGTTGAATCAGATCGAGGGCATTCGTCTTTTGCAAATACGAATGATTCTTTTTTTAACTCAACTGTAACCGGAAGGACTTCATCAGCGAAATCTCCTCTGTCCCAAGCAGCGATTGCTTTCTTGTGAGAGTTCACTGCAAATTGATCTTGCTCTTCGCGAGAGATTTTATAAAGGTTAGCTACTTCTTCCGCTGTTTCACCCATCGTAAATAATGGAAACATTTTTTCCATCTTAGGATTAGCAAATCTCCAACCTAGAGTTGTATCGAACATTTTTTGATCGCGTCCGAAAGCGTCTCCAGCTTTTGATAGAACGTAAGGAGCGCGAGTCATGCTTTCAGCTCCAGCGATGATTAAACAATCAGCGATACCAGCTTGAATACGTCCGAATCCATCAATAACAGCGTCTAGGGAAGATCCACAAAGACGGTTGATCGTTGTTCCTGGAACAGCTAATGGAAGTCCGGATAAAATAACGGCCATGCGGGCAACGTTTCTATTGTCTTCACCAGCTTGGTTAGCACAACCAACGATGACGTCGTCAATTAACGTTGGATCAAAGTTGATATTGTTTTTGATGTCTGTAAAAACGTGCGCCAGAAGATCATCAACTCTAACTGTTGAAAGTTTTCCGTTTAGTTTTCCAATCGCAGTTCTTTTTGCATGAACGATAAATGTTCTTTTCATATATATTTTCCTGTCAGTTTTAATGCTGTTGATATTCTGTAGCGAGGGTCTTCAGTGATTTCTGAGTATTCAGAAAGCAAATCGATGATATGTTTCAATCCAATTTTTTGTCCCCATTCAATAGGTCCCATTGGATAGTTCACACCGTTTTTCATAGCGAGGTCAATTGATTCAGGAGTCGCCAGGTTTTCACCAAGAGCGAAGTAGGCTTCGTTGACGATCATTGAAATAACTCTCGGGTAGTGAAAACCAAGTTTTAAATCCTGATGTTTAACGCCGGTTTTTCCAAGTTTCTTGAGAAAGTCTTCTATTTGTTTTTGTGCTTTTTCAGCAGGAGCGAAATACTCAACACTATTTGTAGGCGAGAAAAATAAAAGAGAGATGGCCCCAGTGACTTTAGGAGTGTGTTTTAAAACCATTTCTCCCCAGCAGTGTGTCAGGTCGCTGATGATTTCTGCTTTCGTTGTTCTTGCCAGCTCTTTTAGAAAAACGATTTTAGCTTTCGTCTTTAAGAGAGTTAAGTCTACAACCAGATCGTAAGTTTCAAAGCTTGCTAGCGCATCTTTAGCATTGCGGGTTTCGTATTGAGTTTTTATCAATTCAAACATTGGATGAACGTCATCGATAATAACTAAAATATTTGGTTCATTATTCATAACTATAAAATCCTTTTTTAGTTTTTCTTCCATATCGCTTTCCATCAACCATCTCTTTTTGCAGACGGTGAGGTTTAAAGCGTGGTTCATCAAAAAAAGCTTTATAGACAGATTCAGTTACACTTAAGTTAACGTCGATTCCGATCAGGTCCATTAGTTCAAATGGCCCCATCTTAAATCCACCCACTTCACGCATAACCTTATCTACTTCTTTTATTTTTTCTAAGTCATAAGTTTCAACCGCACGTAGAGACTCGCCATAAAAATTGCGGGCCACGCGGTTGACGATAAATCCTGGAGCATCATTGCACTCGCAGGCCACTTTTCCTTTTTGGTTAAACCAGGTAATCAACTCTGTTGAGATTGAACGGTCTGTTTCCAGTCCATTGATCACTTCAACTAGTTTCATGATTGTTGCCGGATTAAAAAAGTGCAGTCCTAAAAAGCGCTTCTGGCGGGCATCGCTTAAATCTTTCCCCAGTTCAGTAATAGGGAAAGACGACGTATTGGAAGCAATGATTGCGTTGGGCTTCATCATTTCATCAAGTTTTCTAAAAAGATCTTTCTTAGCTTCCTTGTCTTCATAAATAGCTTCAACAATTAAATCTGCCTGTGGATCAATTTCCGCCAGATGTTTCACCTGTAAGCGCGGTTTAAATTTCTCTACATCAGCAGACTGCAGTTTGCCTTTGGTCACGAGTGTATCAAGCTGATCATAAATCTTAGCTTGCCCTGCTTGAGCAAACTCAAAGTTACTATCAACCATTTCTACAGTAAGTGACTGTTGCAGGAACCATTGGGCAATTCCTTGCCCCATAGTTCCTGTTCCAATAACGACGACGCTTTTTATTTCCATTTAGTTTTCTTCTTAGTGTTTTTTGGCTTCTCTGACTGGTTGATCTTCTTCTCTGTACTCAGGGATTGTTAATCCTGCTTCTTCACACATTTCTTCGATTTCTTTAACGAATACCGCGCGGATTTCTCCGTTCGTTCTTTGTTTTAAACCAAGGTTAACGTAAAGGTCGTTTGAAGCACCTTGAGTTGAACCAAAAATGTTCATAACTCTTGGCCACCAAAGGTTAAGTCTTTCTTGAAGGAATTTCTTTTGCTCAGGATCTTTTGACAGAAGGCGAACCCACTTATCTCCGTGAGCTAAGTGCATAACTTCTTCTTTGTAAATTCCTTCGATCGCTTTCTTCCATGGCATGTAGCTTGAGTTGAAAGTGTCTTGTAGTTGGTGACCAGCAGCTCTATCCATTAAAAAGTTGAATAGGATATAGTCAGTCCAGTACTTGATGTCGTAGTAAAAAATATTTACACGGTAGTCGTCTTTTAATCTTTTGAAACCGATGTTGATTTGGTCTTCATCAAGTTTGTACCCAAGATCAGTCTTAGCGATGTGCTCAGTTGTGTTTTGTCCAAGTTCTTCAAGAAGCTTGTAAATAACTGAAGCGTGTCTCATTTCATCTTTAACCATTTGAGCAACTAAAACTTTCTCTTGAAGAGTTGGAGCTTTCTCAATGTATGGCATGTATCCAAGAGCTCCAGAGTATTCTGAATCTCCTTGCATCCATAAAAGGTTTAATAAATGCTTGCGGTAGAATGCCGGCATGTCATCAGTTGCTTCGAAAGTTCTTCCGTCTTTGATTTCCTGGAAAAGTTTTAGCTCTTCTGGTGCGTACGAACGTGCTGTAGTTGTCATAAATTCTCCTTAAATATGCTAAGCGGATCTCTGGTTAAGTTGTTTATCTTTTTATTCATTCAAGCGAAGTAAAAATGCAGCTGCGGCTGCATTTTTTCCGCTTAGTTACCCGTAAACTGTGGTTGTCTTTTTTCTAAAAATGCCGTCAATCCTTCTTTGTAGTCTGAGCTATTTCCAAGGAAACGTTGAACGTGGGTTTCGCGCTCAATTGATTCGTTATAATTTGAATCAAGAGACGCTTTAATGTTTTTCTTAATCATCTCAGTTGAAAGAGGTGAGAGCTTATTAATGTTTTGAGCGTACTCATTGGCCTTTGCCAAAGGATCATCACTTAAAGCATTAACTAAACCAGCGGCATGTAGTTCTTCTGATGTAAGAGCTTCACCCATTAAGAAAAATTCCATGGTCTTCTGGTATCCAAGTGCACGTGAAAAGATATAAGTCGATCCAGCATCTGGAGCTAATCCAAGTTTGCTGAAAGCTCCTACAAATTTCACTGCGGGTTTACTTACAATCAAATCGCAAGAAATCGCTACTGAAATACCGGCACCAGCGCAAACTCCATTAACCGCAGCGATCACGATTTTTTTTGAATCACGAATAGCTGTGACTAACGGGTTCCATTCTGTTTGCAGAGTGTGACCTAAATCAATTGCATTATTTGAAGCTTGAACGCTTCTGTCGTTTAGATCCTGACCAGTACAAAATGCTTTTCCTTCGCCCGTTAAAATAATCGAGTGAACGTTAGGGCTTTTGTTGGCCTCGCGGATTGCCTGAACAATTTCCATCTTTGCTTCTGCATTTAGCGCATTGTAAAGCTCCGGACGATTCATAGTAATCGTCACAGTTCTGTTGTCTTCGACATATTTAATAAACTTAAATTGAGACATGTTTAGTTTCCTTGATAGTTTGGAGAACGTTTTTCCATGAAAGCCTTCATTCCTTCTTTCTGATCAAGAGAAGAGAAAGTTAAATAGAAATTCCTACGTTCGAAATCCATTCCATCTTTTAAAGTCATTTCAAAAGATTTGTTAACAGCTTCTTTTGCCAGGCGAACAGCTACAGGAGCACGATCAGCAATTGTTTTAGCTAATTCAAATGTCTCTTGCAGAAGAGTCGGCGCAGGAACAACTTTTGCCACTAGTCCCCAGTCACATGCTGTATTGGCATCAATCATGTCACCAGTTAAAACCATCATCATCGCTTTTGATTTTCCAATCGCGCGAGTCAGGCGTTGTGTTCCACCGGCACCAGGGATCGTTCCGATTTTAATTTCCGGTTGAGAAAACTTCGCGTCGTCACCAGCAATAATTAAATCGCATGACATCGCCAGCTCACATCCACCACCAAGAGCAAATCCGTTAACGGCAGCAATGATTGGTTTTGTGATTAAACGTAACATTTCCCAAGTACGGAAACGGTTGTCGTTAATTTGATCGATAGGAGACGCTGTCACCATTTGGGCGATATCCGCACCAGCAGCAAACGCGCGCTCGTTACCAGTTAAGATAATCACGCGGACACTTGGATTTTGATCCAGCTCCAGCATGCAATCAACCAGCTCGTTCATTAAATCAGTTGAAAGAGCGTTTAGAACTTTAGGACGGTTAAGTCTGACTAAAGCAATGTGCTCGTTATTTTTGTAAGGGTACTCTAGTAAAATGTTTTCCATTTTTATTAAACCTTAATTGTTTCTTCTTCAGCAAAGTGAACTGAAACGATGTCTTTGTAGTTTGTGAAAGCATCTTTTCCGCATGCCATGTTTTCTGGAGAACTCATTGCCGTTTTGAAATCTTCTTTTGAAGCAAATAAAAGGTCAGTGATTAAATGCAGGTCACTTGGACCACGAGGGCCACCAGTAATTTTTGTCACTCTGATTTCTTTTGTAAGAGGAACTTTTTTAACAAGTTCAGTATGAGCTGCAAACCAATCAGCAAATGCATTAACGTCAGATGGAACTTTGTAAATCGCAGTCATTTTAAACATGAGTTTTTCCTTGGTAATTTCATTAAAAAAGTTCCAAAATAGTAACATTAGCATTTTGTATTTAGCAAATAACGAAAGATAAATTTAAGAGGAAACTTTATGAATATTTTGGCAAATGGATTCGTGGTTTTAGTTGCTGTCTTGCACCTATATTTTCTTTATCTGGAAATGTTCATGTGGACGAAGCCTTTGGGGATGAAAACTTTCAAAAATGACGCTGAGTTTGCAAAAAGAAGTGCGGTTTTAGCGGCTAACCAAGGATTATATAATGGTTTTCTTGCGGCCGGTCTTTTATGGTCGGTTTTTGCTCCAGAGCATATGGCATTGCCGTTAAAAATCTTTTTTCTAGATTGTGTCATCATTGCAAGCTTGTACGGATGGTATTCTGTAAATAAAAGAATCTTTTTTATCCAGGGAATACCTGCAATCGTCGCACTGTTATTTTGCTTAATATGAATTTTATGAGACTCTTTATTTCAAAAAATTAATTTAGAGTGAGCATAGATAAGAATGACAACTGAAATTCTCAACGGCAACGAAATTATTATCCAAGGCGCACTGGAGGCCGGATTTCATTTATACACCGGATATCCTGGATCTCCGCTAGCGGATTATTTCAATATTCTCTATGAAAGAAAAAACGAGTTTAAAGAAAAAGGCATTCGTGTCGTAATCGCCAACAGTGAGGCCAATGCCGCTGCGATGGCCTCTGGTGCAAAACAAGCTCACAAAAATGCACTTGTTGCGATGAAATCCATGGGACTTCATGTGGCGGCAGATGCTCTTTCGGTAGGTAACTTCGCAAATCCCGGAACTGGTGGCGTGGTTGTTGTTGTTGGAGATGACCCTTGGTCGATTTCTACCTCAAGCCCTGCTGACTCAAGATATTTATTTAAACATTTACACATTCCTTTTCTAGATCCATCAACTCCACAGGAATTGAAAGACTGGATTAAAGTTGCTTTAGAAATTTCTCTGGAAACTTCGGTTTATCAGGGATTACTACTGACAACTTTTATGGCCGAAGGTGGTGGGCGTGTTGAAATTGGAGAAGAAGTAAAAATCGATCCAACGTTAATTGAACTGGACCCAGCGACTTTTGATCTTTCAAAAAACGTTATGGTTCCACCCAATTCATTTAAAGCTGACGTGGCAATGATCAAAGATCGTTTCCCGAAAGTGTTTGATGTTTTAAAAGCAAAATCTCTAGACTTAAAATTTGGAAATATGGATTCAAAAGTTGGTTTCATCACAAGTGGTGCCGTTTTTGAAATCTTAAAACAAGTTCTTGATGATAACGATGCTCTTGATCGTTTTTCTCTCTATAAAGTGGCAGCACCTTATCCATTAATTGATGACCTATTAGTTCCATACTTAAAAAACCTTGAAACTTTAATTGTTGTTGAAGAAAAAAGAGGATTTTTAGAAACTGAACTAAGAGAAGTGATCAATAGAAACAATCTTCAGTGCAAAATCTACGGAAAAAGCTTTGATGGTGCTGAAGGTTTCCCAATATCTGGCGGTCTAAATTACGATCTAGTTTTAGATAAAGTTTCAACTCTTTTTACCAAGCTTGGTTTGGGCGCTTGCCATCCATCAGTTCCAGGCGTGACGTTAAATGAAATCATGCCAAGAAGACTTCCGACTTTTTGTCCGGGATGTCCGCATAGAGAAACTCTTTCACTATTAAAAGATTTAAGAGGCCATTTAAAAAGACAAAATATCAATCTAATCTCTCATGGAGATGTAGGTTGTTATTCATTATCTTTTCTTGAGCCATTCAAAGAAATGCACAACCTTTCGGCCATGGGGCAAGGGGGAGCATTAGGTTCAGGTCTGGATTTATTTACGACGAATCCTTCGGTTGTTTTAATGGGAGACTCAACATTCTTTCATTCGGGGATTACTGATATTTCAAACTCTGTTCAGATGAATCACGACATCACTTATATTCTTCTTGATAACGACAACACAGCAATGACTGGTCACCAGATGAGTCCACGTACAGGTGAGTCGGTTGAAGGATTTAAACGTCCAGCTCAGGATATGTTGAAACTTGTAACAGCGTTAGGTGTTCAAGAAGCGATTGAAATCAATCCGAGTGATAGATACTTTTATCAGAACTTAATGCGTGAAATGATTTTAAAGAAAGGCACGAAAGTTATTATCTCTAATAAAGAGTGTGCACTGACTTTTCATGGCCGCAAAAAAGCTGAAGAGAGAAAAATCTTTAATAAGAACGAAACCATCCCAGTTCAGAAGTTTTATCAGATCAATACTGATGCTTGTGAAGACTGCCGTGCTTGTGTTGAGTTAACGGGATGCCCGGGACTTTCACAAACTTTTGATGCTTACGGAACGAAGGTCACTATTGATCCACAAATTTGTGTGAGCGATAGTTACTGTACAAAAATTAAAGTGTGCCCAAGTTTTGAATTGGTTGAAGTCGCGGATTACCACCCGACTAAATACCGTGCCAATACCAATGGAAACTCAGTTGATTTGAAAACTGAACTTCCATTACCAGACAGAAAGAAAACTCTCGATTCAATCGCAAGCGGTGTCGATTACCGTGCCGTTGTAACTGGTGTTGGTGGATCAGGAGTCACGACCATTTCACGTGTTCTTGCCGAAGCTGCAAAAGTGATGGGGAACCGCACTGACATTGATTTTAAATTCGTTGATCAAAAAGGTCTTGCTCAACGTAATGGAAACGTAACGAGCCATTTAGCACTATATAAGAAAGGGAAGTCCCACGCTCAAGTTACACCAATGGGTGGAGCTGACGTATTACTTTCTCCGGATTTATTAGATGGATCTCACCACCTGAATTTTTTAAATGCAAAAGGAATGGCGATCCTGGATCAAAAATTCCAGATCCCTTTAACTCTTCTATTAGATAGAGGAGCTGAGCGCGATCCAATTAATGAAATCGCCCTTTCTGAAAAACTGCAAAACGTTTTAAAAGAAAGAGTGAAACTTCTTCCAATGAAAGAAGTGTCAGAAAATCATTTAGGAAAGAGTGTTTACGCTTCGGCCATTATTCTTGGAGCTGCTTTTCAAATGGGATTAATTCCTTTTGACCTGAAAGACTTAGAAGACGCTTTTACCCGCACGATGAAAAAAGCAGAACTTGCCAACAACCTAAAGGCCTTCACTTTAGGAAGAAGACTTGCTCTTGGCGAAGACTTAAGAATCGCCAGCGCAGTGGTTCCGATGATCGATCTTTACGAAGCCTCATTAAAAGACAGTTCATTATTTAACGGTTCATCTTTAGTAGAGCTTTTTAAAGCTAAAAAAAGTGAAATTGTAAAATTGATTCCAGCAGAGTTTAAAATCCCTGAAGAGTTTATTGCAAGATACTTACACGACATGATTATTTTTGATCGTGGAGCACATATCGATTCATTCGTCGGTGATGTTAAAAAACTAGTAAGTTTATACGCAGGATTAGAGTCTAATCTTTTTGCCATGGCCCTTAGATCCATCGCTAAAACTTATTTCATTAAAGATGAAGTCTATATTGCTCATATGATGATCAGCCCGATGAGGAAACTTTCGGACGATACAACGTATGGTGATTTAGGAACGTCATATAAGAAGACCTTCTTAAACAGACCAAGTTTCGATTTGGGCGAAAAGAAGATCGAGTTTGATTTTTCACCTAGTAAATGGATGCTGAAAATCATGAGACACGCGCGCTTTTTGAGAGCTATCCTTACGACTTGGCACAAACAAGAAAGAAAGATCAGCTCTGATATAAGGTCGCGAATCCTGAATCAGGCATTGTCATTTAAAGAGCTTAAGGCGCTGGAAAACATCAAGGGCTACCGTCAGGTTCGCTATGATATGTACAGTTCTTTATAGGCCTATGTAATTAGTTCATACGTCCACCTGTAAGGCCAAAAGGCCGGTTATAATCTCACCATTATAACTTTAAAGACCACAGGTGGACTTATGAAAATCTTCATTACTTTTATCATTCTTACTATTTCATCAAATGTATTTGCAGAAGGTGCCTGGGAACTAAAATGTACGAGTAGCGAAGGGATCTCATTGCATGTTGCTAATGGTATTTCTGAAATGGAAGTTCTTCCGGCTGAAGGTTCAGGCGCACCTATTTCTAAAGCAAAAATTAATCTTGAAGACTATAGCAGCGATGAAGATTTTGGCATTGAAGTTAAGTGGACCGGTGAAAGAGAAATTCTAAGCGATTCAATTGATAGTATTGATGGGCATGATGTTGCCGTTACTGTTTTCAAACAAAAAATTAATATCCTAAATTTTGGAATGATCTTAAAGACTGCTGAGATGACTTGTACTGATTCAGTTACTACAAGCTCAGGGTCTGATGAAACATTATTTCTTAACGAACAAATTTAATAAAGTATTGGCCATGTGCTTGCATTAAGCTCATGTGATAATAACTCCACCAAAATAACGGACTGTTTTTGGAGACCATTAGACACTAGTGTAGTGTCTTTTTGGCCCTAAAAACCGTTTTTTATTATTTTGGTGTCGTCTTGGGAGACTCTTATTATGCGTTTATTCACACGATTATTTTTACTGATCGCCGCCTTAGTAGGAGCTGTTGAAGCGAATGCTGCCGGAGAAATTCCTGGTTACATTGGTAACCAATCTTTTAGATTAAGCGATGATCGCGAATTAAGCGACATGGTAAGAAGAGCAGAAGACGCTAAGATCGAAGTGGTTCGTGCAGAACAATCACAAAATCAACTAGCAGATCAGTTAAGAGTTCTAGAAACTCAAAAACGCACATTAGATGAAAGATCAGCTGCTCTTCAAAGAGAGATTGATTCATTAGCAACAGGCCGCAAAGCACTTGCTGGAAATCTAGAAGTCCTAAAACAACAACCAGAAGTAAACGCTGCTGCCATCACAACGACAACTGCTGAAATCGCAAGACTAGACGCTGAGATCGCTGAAAAGTCTCGTCAGGCCGGAGCTGTAAAATTAGAAAGTGCTCCCTTAAATGTTCGCATCGATCAAATTAGAAATGATTTCAATATTTCAGCAAGAAGAACAGAAGACGCTCGCCAAAGAATGCAAATCGCTGGTCGCAACCAGGAACAATACAGAAATGATTTAATTGTAGCTGTTAAGAAAATTAACGGAGAAGGTGCTCGCGTTGGACAAAGTGACGGAGCAATGGATGGAGCTGATCTTTCAGCTAAAACGGCTTACGATCGCGGAACGGTTGATGGGCGATACGATGGTCAACAACAAGGAACAGTAGACGGGCAAGCTCGTTACTATAGAGCT carries:
- a CDS encoding 2-oxoacid:acceptor oxidoreductase family protein, whose protein sequence is MTTEILNGNEIIIQGALEAGFHLYTGYPGSPLADYFNILYERKNEFKEKGIRVVIANSEANAAAMASGAKQAHKNALVAMKSMGLHVAADALSVGNFANPGTGGVVVVVGDDPWSISTSSPADSRYLFKHLHIPFLDPSTPQELKDWIKVALEISLETSVYQGLLLTTFMAEGGGRVEIGEEVKIDPTLIELDPATFDLSKNVMVPPNSFKADVAMIKDRFPKVFDVLKAKSLDLKFGNMDSKVGFITSGAVFEILKQVLDDNDALDRFSLYKVAAPYPLIDDLLVPYLKNLETLIVVEEKRGFLETELREVINRNNLQCKIYGKSFDGAEGFPISGGLNYDLVLDKVSTLFTKLGLGACHPSVPGVTLNEIMPRRLPTFCPGCPHRETLSLLKDLRGHLKRQNINLISHGDVGCYSLSFLEPFKEMHNLSAMGQGGALGSGLDLFTTNPSVVLMGDSTFFHSGITDISNSVQMNHDITYILLDNDNTAMTGHQMSPRTGESVEGFKRPAQDMLKLVTALGVQEAIEINPSDRYFYQNLMREMILKKGTKVIISNKECALTFHGRKKAEERKIFNKNETIPVQKFYQINTDACEDCRACVELTGCPGLSQTFDAYGTKVTIDPQICVSDSYCTKIKVCPSFELVEVADYHPTKYRANTNGNSVDLKTELPLPDRKKTLDSIASGVDYRAVVTGVGGSGVTTISRVLAEAAKVMGNRTDIDFKFVDQKGLAQRNGNVTSHLALYKKGKSHAQVTPMGGADVLLSPDLLDGSHHLNFLNAKGMAILDQKFQIPLTLLLDRGAERDPINEIALSEKLQNVLKERVKLLPMKEVSENHLGKSVYASAIILGAAFQMGLIPFDLKDLEDAFTRTMKKAELANNLKAFTLGRRLALGEDLRIASAVVPMIDLYEASLKDSSLFNGSSLVELFKAKKSEIVKLIPAEFKIPEEFIARYLHDMIIFDRGAHIDSFVGDVKKLVSLYAGLESNLFAMALRSIAKTYFIKDEVYIAHMMISPMRKLSDDTTYGDLGTSYKKTFLNRPSFDLGEKKIEFDFSPSKWMLKIMRHARFLRAILTTWHKQERKISSDIRSRILNQALSFKELKALENIKGYRQVRYDMYSSL